Proteins found in one Homalodisca vitripennis isolate AUS2020 chromosome 4, UT_GWSS_2.1, whole genome shotgun sequence genomic segment:
- the LOC124361386 gene encoding innexin shaking-B-like produces MLEIFEAVKELLRLGRTNTDSAVFRLHYRVTASLLVVCCLVLAARQFVGSPIECVHARELPEEVLNTWCWIHSTYTVPASFTKKVGVEVPYPGVDNTKGAREKKVHKFYQWVAFCLFFQVNLQLK; encoded by the coding sequence ATGTTAGAGATCTTCGAGGCCGTAAAGGAGCTCCTGAGGCTCGGCAGGACGAACACAGACTCTGCCGTGTTCCGTCTCCACTACCGAGTGACCGCCTCCCTGCTGGTGGTGTGCTGCCTGGTCCTGGCCGCCCGTCAGTTCGTTGGGAGCCCTATAGAGTGCGTGCACGCCCGCGAACTCCCGGAGGAGGTGCTGAATACTTGGTGTTGGATACACTCCACGTACACTGTACCCGCCAGCTTCACCAAGAAAGTGGGGGTCGAGGTTCCCTATCCCGGAGTCGACAACACCAAGGGCGCACGTGAGAAGAAAGTGCACAAGTTCTACCAGTGGGTGGCGTTCTGCCTGTTCTTCCAGGTAAACTTACAATTGAAATAA
- the LOC124361387 gene encoding innexin shaking-B-like, translating to MLDVFRGLKNLIKVSHIHIDSPVFRLHYSITVMILIAFSLIVTTRQYVGNPIDCVHTKDIPEDVLNTYCWIHSTYTIKTAFRKKVGVVVPYPGVDNTRGKSEDKKCYGYYQWVCFCLFFQVSE from the coding sequence ATGCTGGACGTGTTTCGGGGGTTGAAGAACTTGATCAAGGTCAGTCACATACACATCGACTCGCCGGTGTTCCGGTTACACTACAGCATCACCGTCATGATCCTGATCGCCTTCAGTCTGATCGTGACCACGCGCCAGTACGTCGGCAACCCCATAGACTGTGTCCACACCAAGGACATCCCTGAGGACGTGCTCAATACCTACTGTTGGATACACTCGACTTATACCATCAAGACGGCGTTCAGGAAGAAGGTAGGGGTAGTGGTGCCGTACCCCGGCGTCGACAACACCCGTGGCAAGTCCGAGGACAAGAAATGCTACGGGTATTACCAGTGGGTCTGCTTCTGCCTGTTCTTCCAGGTGAGCGAGTAA